The DNA region TCCCCCAGCGCGATCATGGCCGCCTCCTGCCCCACCTGGGCAAGCAGCGTATTGGAGAGGCGCTCGCCGCCGTGGCGCGCCAGCACGTGGCCTATCTCGTGGGCGATGACCGCGGCTACCTCGTCCGGGCTTTTGGCCACCCTGAGCAGCCCGGTGTAGACAAAGACCTTACCGCCGGGCAACGCAAAGGCGTTGATCGTCTCGGGGTCGTCCACCACATAGAACTGCCACTGGTAGCCCTGCTGGTCCGCGACCATGGCGATGCGCCGGCCGATGGCCTGCACCTCATTCACCTGCGCTCCGGAGCGCACCACCTTTTCTTCGTGAAGCACCTGCTCCGCGGCCTGGTTGCCCAGGGTGAGCTCCTGCTGCGGCGAGACGAGCATGAGCTGGTTGCGGCCCGTGTACGGAGCCACGGCGCAGCCCTGCGCGGCAAGCAGCGCGGCAAAAAGGAACGCGACCCAATATATGTGGATGATTCGGCGGTGCGGCATGTCGGACTCCTCAATAGGATGTGTCATGGTGGAACCCACACAGTACCACGACTGCGAAGAAATGTGCAGTGGGAGCGCCCCTGCTCGGCCCGTATGGGTCAGGAGACTTGCTCCCGCCGGCAGGACGGATAACGCTTGGCGGGCCCCACTATTGGCCTGGGGCGGGATGATTCGTGGCCATGAATGATTTGTTGAGCAGGCAGAACTTCTCCACAAGAATCGCCGCTTCCGGGAAGAGGCTGCCGAGCATGGATCTCGTCAGCAGCGAGGCGCTTTCGATGATGCGCATTCCCTCGTCCACGGACGCCGCCTTGGGCCAGTGGCCCAGCCGGAACCGGCGCACCAGGAACAACCGCGCCGGCCGCGGCAGATACTGGAAGAACGGAAACAGGCAATGCGGCTCCACAGGGAACCAGTAGCTCGGCGTCTGCACAAAGTAGTACTGCCCCACGCGCTGCGTCTCTTTGGCGAACGCGCACATGTCCGCCCACGTCCCCACGTGCTCTATGACCGAGTTGGAGTGGACGAGATCGAATGCATTGTCCTCGTACTCCAGGCGCCGGCCATCCTGTTGCGCATGCGAGAATATCGCGGGCTGGCGCACTGCATCCAGCGCATCCACATTCGCAAGGACAATCTGCACGCTTCCATTGAATTGTGTCAGGTCGATACAGTTCCAGAATTTCTCCGTGCCGCCCACATCAAGTATGCGCACCGAGCCTTTTTCTGAACGTATGGAATCGATCAACCGCTGCAGATGGACGGCGCGGCGGGCGCGGATACGCGATACAAAGCTGTTCGCGTCCTCATACCGG from Oceanidesulfovibrio marinus includes:
- a CDS encoding M48 family metallopeptidase produces the protein MPHRRIIHIYWVAFLFAALLAAQGCAVAPYTGRNQLMLVSPQQELTLGNQAAEQVLHEEKVVRSGAQVNEVQAIGRRIAMVADQQGYQWQFYVVDDPETINAFALPGGKVFVYTGLLRVAKSPDEVAAVIAHEIGHVLARHGGERLSNTLLAQVGQEAAMIALGDMSPTATKAANVAFGLGAQYGYILPFSRQQEYEADYIGLMIMAQAGYDPRAAISFWQTMMQQDKAKPPEYLSTHPSDRNRIAELERAMPRAMQYYQNSRRM
- a CDS encoding methyltransferase domain-containing protein; translated protein: MGIVERFARYEDANSFVSRIRARRAVHLQRLIDSIRSEKGSVRILDVGGTEKFWNCIDLTQFNGSVQIVLANVDALDAVRQPAIFSHAQQDGRRLEYEDNAFDLVHSNSVIEHVGTWADMCAFAKETQRVGQYYFVQTPSYWFPVEPHCLFPFFQYLPRPARLFLVRRFRLGHWPKAASVDEGMRIIESASLLTRSMLGSLFPEAAILVEKFCLLNKSFMATNHPAPGQ